In the genome of Globicephala melas chromosome 3, mGloMel1.2, whole genome shotgun sequence, one region contains:
- the IL9 gene encoding interleukin-9: MLLAVVLASALLLCSAASQTCLTFTGIKYVEYLINNLQEHPSSKCNCSTNVTDCLCLPIPSDNCTSACLQEGLSQMTNTIVKTGFLLTFNGVKKTVEALQNNKCGYFSCEQPCNQTTTGNMLTFLKTVLESFQKERMRGRV; encoded by the exons ATGCTCCTGGCCGTGGTCCTTGCCTCTGCCCTGCTCCTCTGCTCTGCCGCCAGCCAGACGTGTTTGACCTTTACAGGGATCAAGTATGTTGAGTACCTCATCAACAACCTGCAG GAACATCCATCTTCAAAATGCAACTGCAGCACCAAT GTGACTGATTGTTTGTGTCTGCCCATTCCTTCT GACAACTGCACCTCAGCATGCTTACAGGAGGGTCTGTCGCAGATGACCAACACCATAGTGAAAACAGGTTTCCTGCTGACTTTCAATGGGGTGAAGAAAACAGTTGAAGCCCTCCAGAACAACAAGTGTGGA TATTTTTCCTGTGAACAGCCATGCAACCAAACCACAACAGGCAATATGCTGACATTTCTGAAGACTGTCCTGGAAAGTTTCCAGAAAGAAAGGATGAGAGGCAGAGTGTGA